A section of the Triticum dicoccoides isolate Atlit2015 ecotype Zavitan chromosome 7A, WEW_v2.0, whole genome shotgun sequence genome encodes:
- the LOC119332608 gene encoding phospholipase A1-Ibeta2, chloroplastic-like: MTSAAAPPTSLHRPAVSATHGARASVAASSNRVHLGNLEHLFRSRGAVESSGTAAAPVQPARRRQQAPLLRLPSFFKRAKGDFAVAKEEQVDLSPRLFQPVPPDGPSPRGDIAASWRRLHGEDGWRGLLDPLHPDLRREIVRYGEFVDAAYGAFLSQPDATPGDLAAPVHVPLQDAAYRVTAPLFATSSVGFPSWLGLAAPCAAQRTSLVGYVAVCDSPDEVRRMGRRDIIIALRGTCTVLEWAENFRAGLVPATEAVDAAASAVSASDAKVECGFRNLYKTAGDGSPSLSEMVVTEVRRLLKKYEGEEVSITVTGHSLGAALAVLIADELAGHGDAPKPVTVFSFGGPRVGNRAFAERVEARGARVLRVVNAHDVVPHLPPRPGGRWYADIGRELRLDSRASPYLRPDADAACCHDLEAYIHLVDGFLSSHCPFRANAKRSILRLLKNQGGNVKQLYISKAMDMRARLDAGGAVDMPGSPLSRLGAPSTVLECVH, from the coding sequence ATgacctccgccgccgcgccgccaacaTCGCTGCACCGCCCGGCGGTGAGCGCCACACACGGAGCCAGAGCGTCCGTCGCGGCGTCGAGCAACAGGGTGCACCTTGGTAACCTCGAGCACCTCTTCCGAAGCCGCGGTGCCGTCGAGAGCAGTGGGACTGCCGCGGCGCCTGTGCAGCCGGCACGCAGGAGGCAGCAGGCACCGCTGCTGCGGCTGCCGTCCTTCTTCAAGCGGGCCAAGGGCGACTTCGCCGTGGCCAAGGAGGAGCAGGTGGACTTGTCGCCGCGCCTGTTCCAGCCGGTGCCGCCCGACGGGCCGTCGCCGCGTGGGGACATCGCGGCGTCGTGGCGGCGGCTGCACGGCGAGGACGGCTGGCGCGGCCTGCTTGACCCGCTGCACCCGGACCTCCGCCGCGAGATCGTCCGCTACGGGGAGTTCGTCGACGCCGCGTACGGCGCGTTCCTTTCCCAGCCCGACGCCACGCCGGGCGACCTCGCCGCCCCCGTGCACGTCCCGCTCCAGGACGCGGCCTACCGCGTCACGGCGCCACTATTCGCAACCTCGTCCGTGGGCTTCCCGTCCTGGCTCGGGCTTGCCGCGCCGTGCGCCGCGCAGCGCACGAGCCTCGTCGGGTACGTGGCCGtgtgtgacagccccgacgaggtCCGACGTATGGGCCGGCGCGACATAATCATCGCACTCCGTGGGACCTGCACGGTCCTTGAGTGGGCTGAGAACTTCCGCGCCGGTCTCGTCCCGGCCACCGAAGCGGTTGACGCCGCAGCTTCGGCGGTCTCCGCCTCCGACGCAAAGGTGGAGTGCGGGTTCCGGAACCTTTACAAGACAGCCGGCGACGGTTCGCCGAGCTTGTCAGAGATGGTCGTCACCGAAGTGCGCAGACTACTGAAAAAGTACGAGGGAGAGGAGGTGAGCATCACGGTGACGGGTCACAGCCTGGGGGCGGCGCTGGCGGTGCTGATCGCCGACGAGCTCGCGGGCCACGGCGACGCGCCGAAGCCAGTGACGGTGTTTTCGTTCGGGGGACCGAGGGTGGGGAACCGCGCGTTCGCGGAGCGCGTGGAGGCCCGGGGCGCGCGCGTGCTCCGCGTGGTGAACGCGCACGACGTCGTGCCGCACCTCCCGCCGCGGCCCGGCGGCCGGTGGTACGCTGATATCGGCCGCGAGCTCCGCCTTGACAGCCGCGCATCCCCGTACCTCCGTCCCGATGCCGACGCCGCCTGCTGCCACGACCTGGAAGCGTACATCCACCTCGTCGACGGCTTCCTCAGCTCGCACTGCCCCTTCCGCGCCAACGCCAAGCGCAGCATTCTGCGGCTGCTCAAGAACCAGGGTGGCAACGTCAAGCAGCTCTACATCAGCAAGGCCATGGACATGCGCGCCCGGCTCGACGCCGGTGGCGCCGTTGACATGCCTGGCTCGCCGCTCAGTCGTCTCGGTGCGCCGAGCACCGTGCTTGAGTGCGTGCACTGA